The proteins below come from a single Chromatiales bacterium genomic window:
- a CDS encoding DUF1631 domain-containing protein, producing the protein MTQRDNIIPISSGAASGARRRIMIDDHARRLLASCRATSANVLQSMVTEVFEHADDAMFQSADKAERGEQQAAYFDAMLVLRRERKAVETRFQNALLGHFDRFWIDASAPYSDAAGLARNAQELNILGESELEESLAVSNMIAKAQNRFSGPLHGLNRRFSALTGGAAVVNDDNNPLGPKALGYAIREAVGAIKVDPRIRLVIYKLFDRFMIVRLGELFDPINDLLKDGGVLPELRHEVAGAGNRSRSAASVAPQEAAAKEQLHEFAGEAGADVQLYDTLRGLLGRHPGRANARQAIPPGMAPFESDELITALSRVQEGAPVLLPPGSHGAYLGGGREVLLERLHGLGAQNRNKVFGRADSDTIDVITMLFEFILEDTALPDAMKALLSRLQIPMLKVALLDRRFFSHKTHPARRLLNALAQAAIGWSESDGRGADSVFARIEGVVQRILAEFTDDIALFDSLLADFTAVSEREARSAAAIERRVTTATRGQHRMAEAQARVETEVRRRIGERQLPEAVLALIDEGWRDVLRLTLLRDGADSQEWHKRLEVLELLIWSVEPKTTRDARQALLNRIPALLRAVRENLGGISFDHRRLGHLLKDLQALHFACLRGEGDAAEIAAAAAETIEEAGGETDSAAATPQPARGPTAPVVPTSRHAAQVEEIVLASPSSLDEHVTDEFSAQARELGEGAWVEFIQGDDRTVRAKLAWKSDVNSRYVFVDRRGARVAEVSPNGLAASLRRGGVRLLEQAEVPLMDRALDAMLSVLRTDSRAPAKPESDPA; encoded by the coding sequence ATGACGCAACGTGACAACATCATCCCGATCTCCAGCGGCGCAGCATCCGGTGCGCGCCGGCGCATCATGATCGACGATCACGCCCGGCGTCTGCTGGCGAGCTGCCGCGCGACCTCGGCGAATGTGCTGCAGAGCATGGTCACCGAGGTCTTCGAGCACGCCGACGACGCCATGTTTCAGTCCGCCGACAAGGCCGAGCGTGGCGAACAGCAGGCCGCGTACTTCGACGCCATGCTGGTGCTGCGCCGCGAGCGCAAGGCCGTCGAGACGCGCTTCCAGAACGCCCTGCTCGGTCACTTCGACCGCTTCTGGATCGATGCCTCGGCGCCGTACTCGGACGCCGCCGGTCTGGCGCGCAACGCGCAGGAACTGAACATCCTCGGCGAGTCCGAACTGGAGGAATCGCTGGCGGTCAGCAACATGATCGCCAAGGCGCAGAACCGTTTCAGCGGTCCGCTGCATGGTCTGAACCGGCGCTTTTCGGCGCTGACCGGCGGCGCCGCCGTGGTCAACGACGACAACAACCCGCTCGGTCCGAAGGCACTGGGCTATGCGATCCGCGAGGCCGTCGGCGCGATCAAGGTCGACCCGCGCATCCGGCTGGTGATCTACAAGCTGTTCGACCGCTTCATGATCGTGCGGCTCGGTGAACTGTTCGACCCGATCAACGACCTGCTCAAGGACGGCGGCGTTCTGCCGGAGCTGCGCCACGAGGTGGCCGGGGCCGGGAATCGCTCGCGCAGCGCGGCATCGGTTGCGCCGCAGGAGGCGGCGGCCAAAGAGCAGCTCCATGAATTCGCCGGCGAGGCCGGGGCCGACGTGCAGCTCTACGACACCCTGCGCGGCCTGCTCGGGCGTCACCCCGGACGCGCGAACGCGCGCCAGGCCATTCCGCCGGGCATGGCGCCGTTCGAGTCCGACGAGCTGATCACCGCGCTGTCACGCGTGCAGGAGGGCGCGCCGGTGCTGTTGCCGCCTGGCTCGCACGGGGCGTATCTCGGCGGCGGTCGTGAGGTGTTGCTCGAACGCCTGCATGGGCTCGGCGCGCAGAACCGCAACAAGGTCTTCGGCCGTGCCGACAGCGACACGATCGACGTCATCACGATGCTGTTCGAGTTCATCCTCGAAGACACGGCGCTTCCCGACGCCATGAAAGCGCTGCTGAGCCGCTTGCAGATCCCGATGCTCAAGGTCGCCCTGCTCGACCGGCGCTTCTTCTCGCACAAGACCCACCCCGCGCGGCGCCTGCTCAACGCGCTCGCGCAGGCCGCGATCGGCTGGAGCGAGTCCGACGGGCGCGGCGCCGACAGCGTGTTCGCGCGGATCGAGGGCGTCGTCCAGCGCATCCTGGCGGAATTCACCGACGACATCGCGCTGTTCGATTCGCTGCTGGCCGATTTCACGGCGGTCTCCGAGCGCGAGGCGCGCAGTGCCGCGGCGATCGAGCGCCGGGTCACGACCGCGACGCGCGGTCAGCACCGCATGGCCGAGGCGCAGGCGCGTGTCGAAACCGAGGTGCGCAGGCGCATCGGCGAGCGGCAGTTGCCGGAAGCCGTGCTGGCGCTGATCGACGAGGGCTGGCGCGATGTGCTGCGCCTGACCCTGCTGCGCGACGGCGCGGACTCGCAGGAATGGCACAAGCGCCTCGAGGTGCTGGAGCTGTTGATCTGGAGCGTTGAGCCCAAGACCACGCGTGATGCGCGTCAGGCCCTGCTGAACCGCATCCCGGCGCTGCTGCGGGCGGTGCGCGAGAACCTGGGCGGTATTTCGTTCGATCATCGCCGGCTCGGCCATCTGCTGAAGGACTTGCAGGCGCTGCACTTTGCCTGTCTGCGTGGCGAGGGCGATGCGGCCGAGATCGCCGCGGCCGCGGCGGAGACGATCGAGGAGGCCGGCGGCGAAACGGACAGCGCGGCCGCCACGCCGCAGCCGGCGCGTGGTCCCACGGCGCCGGTGGTGCCGACCAGCCGGCACGCCGCCCAGGTCGAGGAGATCGTGCTGGCCTCGCCGAGCAGCCTCGACGAGCATGTCACCGACGAGTTCAGCGCCCAGGCGCGTGAACTCGGCGAGGGTGCCTGGGTCGAGTTCATCCAGGGCGACGACCGCACCGTGCGCGCGAAGCTGGCCTGGAAGAGCGATGTGAACTCGCGCTACGTGTTCGTCGACCGGCGCGGCGCGCGGGTCGCCGAGGTCTCGCCGAACGGGCTGGCCGCCTCGCTGCGAAGGGGCGGCGTGCGCCTGCTCGAACAGGCCGAGGTGCCGTTGATGGACCGCGCGCTGGACGCGATGCTGTCGGTTCTGCGTACCGACTCACGGGCGCCCGCGAAACCGGAGTCTGATCCGGCCTGA
- the ampD gene encoding 1,6-anhydro-N-acetylmuramyl-L-alanine amidase AmpD, with amino-acid sequence MQVRIPIEFSVANPQRVRNARFIASPNHNERPAGTAIDLLVIHSISLPPGRFGGPWIADLFLNRLDPAADPYFAEVHALRVSAHFLVRRRGGLVQFVPVDRRAWHAGRSSFAGRAECNDYSIGVELEGDDRHGFTASQYRRLASLTAALQKRFPGIGPERIVGHEHIAPGRKTDPGPAFDWPQFRALVRAAGGRA; translated from the coding sequence ATGCAGGTCAGGATCCCGATCGAGTTTAGCGTCGCGAATCCGCAGCGCGTGCGAAACGCGCGCTTCATCGCCTCGCCCAATCACAACGAGCGCCCCGCCGGCACCGCGATCGACCTGCTCGTGATCCACTCGATCAGCCTGCCGCCCGGACGCTTCGGCGGCCCCTGGATTGCCGACCTGTTTCTGAACCGGCTCGACCCGGCCGCCGACCCCTACTTTGCCGAGGTGCACGCCTTGCGCGTTTCCGCCCATTTCCTCGTCCGCCGCCGCGGCGGTCTGGTGCAGTTCGTCCCGGTCGACCGGCGCGCCTGGCACGCGGGCCGCTCCAGCTTTGCCGGCCGCGCGGAATGCAACGACTACTCGATTGGCGTCGAACTCGAAGGCGACGACCGGCACGGCTTCACGGCCTCCCAGTACCGCCGTCTGGCGTCGCTGACGGCGGCACTGCAGAAGCGCTTCCCGGGCATCGGCCCGGAGCGCATCGTCGGCCACGAACACATCGCGCCCGGGCGCAAGACCGACCCCGGTCCCGCGTTCGACTGGCCGCAGTTTCGCGCGCTGGTGCGCGCCGCCGGAGGCCGGGCATGA
- a CDS encoding histidine phosphatase family protein: protein MKDTHRIDLLRHGEPLGGTRYRGGRVDDPLSETGWRQMWATVGEEAGRWQRIVSSPMLRCVEFARALGERDDRPVEVDERLREVGFGAWEGRTGAELRADDPDQIRRFYANPLHNRPAGAEPLGEFIARTAAAVEALLAGPPGHTLVVCHAGIIRAAVVHLTGIPHERMYRLNVSYASLTRISAGGERPPRVDCFSCGQA from the coding sequence ATGAAGGACACCCATCGCATCGATCTGCTGCGCCATGGCGAACCGCTCGGCGGCACCCGCTACCGCGGCGGGCGCGTGGACGACCCGCTCAGCGAAACCGGCTGGCGCCAGATGTGGGCCACCGTCGGCGAGGAAGCGGGTCGCTGGCAGCGCATCGTCAGTTCGCCGATGCTGCGCTGCGTGGAGTTTGCGCGCGCGCTGGGCGAGCGCGACGATCGGCCGGTGGAGGTCGACGAGCGTCTGCGCGAGGTCGGCTTTGGCGCCTGGGAGGGCCGAACCGGCGCCGAGCTGCGCGCGGACGACCCCGACCAGATCCGCCGCTTCTATGCCAATCCGCTGCACAACCGGCCGGCCGGCGCGGAGCCGCTGGGTGAGTTCATCGCCCGTACCGCGGCAGCCGTGGAGGCCCTGCTGGCCGGTCCGCCCGGCCATACGCTGGTGGTCTGTCATGCCGGCATCATCCGCGCCGCCGTCGTGCACCTGACCGGCATACCCCACGAGCGCATGTACCGACTGAACGTCAGCTACGCGAGCCTCACCCGGATCAGCGCCGGCGGCGAACGACCGCCACGCGTGGATTGCTTCAGTTGCGGACAGGCCTGA
- a CDS encoding cobalamin-binding protein, which produces MRTGLTLLLLVAAARATAIDVEDYSGHTLHLDQPARRVIALTPQATELSFAAGAGRSLVGVSRFSGFPPAARELPVIGDATLLERERVLALAPDLAIAWASGSDRRALDWLASREIPVLRIETRRLDDIPATLRAIGALTGHAATAARNAAGLKQRIGRLRAQSRTRRPVRVFYQVWHRPLMTVSDAHIIADGVAACGGRNVFADAPGLTPSVSFEAVLAARPEVIVIAAPGGATELAMAPWSRWFAASGTQLPVVFVDPDTMHRGSGRMLDAVEQLCGALGPLAQSADQAAASRSGNPAAP; this is translated from the coding sequence TTGCGGACAGGCCTGACGCTCCTGCTACTGGTCGCGGCGGCCCGTGCCACCGCGATCGATGTTGAGGACTACTCGGGGCACACGCTGCACCTCGACCAGCCGGCGCGCCGCGTCATCGCGCTCACGCCACAGGCGACCGAACTGAGCTTTGCGGCCGGCGCCGGCCGGAGCCTCGTGGGCGTGAGCCGCTTTTCGGGCTTTCCGCCCGCGGCCCGCGAGCTGCCGGTGATCGGCGATGCCACCCTGCTGGAACGTGAGCGCGTGCTTGCGCTGGCGCCGGACCTCGCGATCGCCTGGGCCAGCGGCAGCGACCGCCGCGCGCTGGACTGGCTGGCGTCACGCGAGATCCCAGTCTTGCGGATCGAAACGCGCCGCCTGGACGACATCCCGGCCACGCTGCGCGCGATCGGCGCCCTCACCGGCCACGCGGCGACTGCCGCGCGCAACGCCGCCGGGCTGAAGCAACGGATCGGGCGACTGCGCGCCCAGAGCCGCACGCGCCGGCCGGTGCGGGTGTTTTACCAGGTCTGGCACCGGCCGCTGATGACGGTCAGCGACGCCCACATCATCGCTGACGGTGTCGCAGCCTGCGGTGGGCGCAACGTGTTCGCCGACGCCCCGGGCCTGACGCCGAGCGTGTCGTTCGAGGCCGTGCTCGCCGCACGCCCCGAAGTGATCGTCATTGCCGCGCCGGGCGGCGCGACCGAGCTGGCCATGGCGCCGTGGTCGCGCTGGTTCGCCGCCAGCGGCACGCAGCTGCCCGTGGTGTTCGTCGACCCGGACACCATGCACCGCGGCAGCGGCCGGATGCTCGACGCGGTCGAGCAGCTATGCGGGGCGCTGGGCCCGTTGGCTCAGTCGGCGGACCAGGCTGCGGCGAGCCGGTCGGGGAACCCCGCGGCACCGTAG
- the bioD gene encoding dethiobiotin synthase: protein MAAAGGAFVTGTDTGCGKTEVSVGLVAALVGAGLRVAVLKPVASGAEPDRNGELRNDDAERLRAVANVDADPAAVNPYCFAPPIAPHLAAQALGVSIRFGNVLAALAALRARADVVIVEGAGGWAVPLGEDGDLGALALRIGLPVVLVVGLRLGCISHARLTARAVVAEGADLIGWVANEVEPALPALEGNLATLDRMLPAPRLARVPYGAAGFPDRLAAAWSAD from the coding sequence ATCGCCGCGGCCGGCGGCGCCTTCGTGACCGGCACCGACACCGGCTGTGGCAAGACCGAGGTCAGCGTCGGGCTGGTGGCGGCCCTGGTCGGCGCCGGGCTGCGCGTGGCGGTACTCAAGCCGGTCGCCAGCGGCGCCGAGCCCGATCGGAACGGCGAGCTTCGCAACGACGACGCCGAGCGTCTGCGCGCGGTGGCCAATGTCGATGCGGACCCGGCCGCGGTGAATCCGTACTGCTTCGCGCCGCCGATCGCACCGCATCTCGCGGCGCAGGCGCTGGGCGTGTCGATCCGGTTCGGGAATGTGCTGGCCGCATTGGCGGCGCTGCGGGCCCGTGCCGACGTCGTGATCGTCGAGGGCGCCGGCGGCTGGGCGGTGCCACTGGGCGAGGACGGCGATCTCGGCGCGCTCGCGCTGCGGATCGGGCTGCCGGTCGTGCTGGTCGTCGGGCTCAGGCTGGGCTGCATCAGCCACGCGCGACTGACCGCGCGGGCCGTCGTCGCCGAGGGCGCCGACCTCATCGGCTGGGTCGCCAACGAGGTCGAGCCGGCGCTGCCCGCGCTCGAGGGCAATCTCGCGACGCTGGACCGGATGCTGCCGGCCCCGCGTCTGGCCCGCGTGCCCTACGGTGCCGCGGGGTTCCCCGACCGGCTCGCCGCAGCCTGGTCCGCCGACTGA
- the bioC gene encoding malonyl-ACP O-methyltransferase BioC: MIDPKAARRAFDHAATSYDAAAVVQREVGRRLIERLALMRARPARVLDLGSGTGETTEALAAALPGARITELDFAPAMLARARSRVPWGARLKRRRAFVCADCRRLPFADASFDFVFSNLALQWAPDADAQYREIARVLAPGGLLLFSTLGSDTLAELRVAFAAADHGVHVHPFADLHDVGDALLAAGLAEPVMDCERITLTYAAVGDLLRDLKDLGAHNADSDRARGLSSPRAFARMRERYERERDADGRLPATWDIVYGHAWGAAPRPMSALHVAPPRR, encoded by the coding sequence ATGATCGACCCGAAGGCCGCGCGCCGTGCGTTCGATCACGCGGCGACCAGCTACGACGCAGCCGCCGTGGTGCAGCGCGAGGTCGGCCGCCGGCTGATCGAGCGGCTTGCGCTGATGCGCGCGCGGCCGGCGCGTGTGCTCGATCTGGGCAGCGGCACGGGCGAAACGACCGAGGCCCTGGCCGCGGCGCTGCCCGGCGCGCGGATCACCGAACTCGACTTTGCCCCGGCGATGCTCGCGCGGGCACGGTCGCGGGTGCCTTGGGGTGCGCGACTGAAGCGGCGGCGGGCGTTCGTCTGCGCGGACTGCCGGCGGCTGCCGTTCGCGGATGCGAGCTTCGATTTCGTGTTCTCGAACCTCGCCCTGCAATGGGCGCCGGACGCCGACGCGCAGTACCGCGAGATAGCGCGTGTGCTGGCACCGGGCGGGCTGCTGCTGTTCTCCACGCTCGGGTCGGACACCCTCGCCGAACTGCGCGTGGCCTTCGCGGCCGCGGATCACGGTGTGCACGTGCATCCGTTTGCCGATCTGCACGATGTCGGCGATGCGCTGCTGGCCGCCGGTCTCGCCGAGCCGGTCATGGACTGCGAACGGATCACCCTGACCTATGCCGCGGTCGGCGACCTGCTGCGCGATCTCAAGGACCTCGGCGCGCACAACGCCGACAGCGATCGGGCCCGGGGCCTGAGTTCGCCGCGCGCGTTCGCACGCATGCGCGAGCGCTACGAGCGTGAACGCGATGCCGACGGCCGTCTGCCGGCAACCTGGGACATCGTCTATGGACACGCCTGGGGTGCCGCGCCCCGGCCGATGTCCGCGCTGCACGTCGCGCCCCCGCGACGGTGA
- the bioH gene encoding pimeloyl-ACP methyl ester esterase BioH produces the protein MSLWSHTAGEGPALVAVHGWAMHSAVWSDFMDRLRERYRVTCIDLPGHGRSANVPVPDSLDGWAAACAEVAPPRAIWVGWSLGAQVALRFATRCPGRVERLVLFGATPRFEQAADWPHAVPAASLAGFSRAVESRPNDTIERFLAIEVGGGVERRAELRRLRESVDAGPAADPQGLRVGLRLLRTTDLRAELAALRRASLWVYGGLDTLAPVAAAPAVAALAEHATTHVLEDAAHTPFLDAAEVCARLVADFAANGRLPG, from the coding sequence ATGAGCCTGTGGTCGCACACCGCGGGGGAGGGGCCGGCACTGGTCGCCGTGCATGGCTGGGCCATGCACAGCGCGGTGTGGTCGGACTTCATGGACCGCCTGCGCGAACGGTATCGCGTGACCTGCATCGACCTGCCCGGCCATGGGCGCAGTGCGAATGTGCCAGTGCCGGATTCGCTGGACGGCTGGGCCGCGGCCTGCGCCGAGGTCGCGCCGCCGCGCGCGATCTGGGTCGGCTGGTCGCTCGGTGCGCAGGTCGCGCTGCGCTTCGCAACGCGCTGCCCGGGCCGCGTCGAGCGTCTGGTGCTGTTCGGTGCCACCCCGCGTTTCGAGCAGGCGGCCGACTGGCCGCACGCCGTGCCGGCCGCCTCGCTGGCTGGATTCAGCCGGGCCGTGGAGTCGCGCCCCAACGACACCATCGAGCGCTTCCTTGCGATCGAGGTCGGTGGCGGGGTCGAGCGGCGCGCGGAGCTGCGGCGCCTGCGCGAGTCCGTGGACGCCGGGCCGGCCGCCGATCCGCAGGGGCTGCGTGTAGGGCTGCGGCTGTTGCGCACGACGGACCTGCGTGCCGAGCTCGCCGCCCTGCGCCGGGCCAGCCTGTGGGTCTACGGCGGCCTGGACACACTCGCGCCGGTGGCCGCGGCCCCCGCCGTGGCCGCACTCGCCGAACACGCGACCACGCACGTGCTGGAAGACGCCGCACACACGCCGTTTCTCGATGCCGCGGAGGTCTGCGCGCGCCTGGTCGCGGATTTCGCCGCCAACGGCCGGCTGCCCGGATGA
- the bioF gene encoding 8-amino-7-oxononanoate synthase: MFELAAALDQRRADGAWRERHALAAMHGPAVERDGRRLVNFCGNDYLGLAADRAVVAALIAAARRYGVGSGAAQLVTGYSDEHAVLERELAAFTGREAALLFPSGWMANQGAIGALLGRGDAVFCDRLNHASLIDAARASGARFVRYRHCDPDDLAARLAATPARRRLIVTDAVFSMDGDRAPLAALAALSRQHDAWLMVDDAHGFGVLGAGGAGSLEAAGLGQRDVPVLMATLGKAVGVAGAFVAGSRELTDTLTQFARSFIYTTAPPPALAAAARAAITAIRTRPELRAGLAGNVARFRARAAAAGIELSPSQTPIQPILLGSNERALEASRELAEAGFLVTAIRPPTVPAGSARLRVTLSTAHTHGQIDAFVAALGEVLAALPT; encoded by the coding sequence ATGTTCGAGCTCGCCGCCGCGCTCGATCAGCGGCGCGCCGACGGGGCCTGGCGCGAGCGTCATGCGCTGGCGGCGATGCACGGTCCGGCCGTCGAACGCGACGGGCGGCGGCTGGTGAACTTCTGCGGCAACGACTATCTGGGACTGGCCGCCGATCGAGCCGTGGTCGCAGCACTGATCGCGGCGGCACGCCGGTACGGCGTCGGTTCCGGCGCGGCGCAACTCGTGACGGGCTATAGCGATGAACACGCGGTGCTCGAGCGCGAGCTCGCCGCGTTCACCGGCCGCGAGGCGGCACTGCTGTTTCCGAGCGGCTGGATGGCGAATCAGGGCGCGATCGGCGCATTGCTCGGGCGCGGGGACGCCGTGTTCTGCGACCGCCTGAACCATGCCTCGCTGATCGATGCGGCGCGCGCCAGCGGCGCGCGTTTTGTGCGCTACCGGCATTGTGATCCCGACGATCTCGCGGCACGGCTCGCGGCCACACCGGCGCGCCGACGGCTGATCGTGACTGACGCGGTGTTCTCCATGGACGGTGACCGCGCACCGCTGGCAGCGCTCGCGGCGCTGTCCCGCCAACACGATGCTTGGCTCATGGTCGACGACGCGCATGGCTTCGGCGTGCTGGGCGCCGGCGGTGCCGGCAGCCTCGAGGCCGCGGGCCTCGGTCAGCGCGACGTGCCGGTGCTCATGGCGACGCTCGGCAAGGCGGTTGGTGTGGCCGGTGCCTTCGTCGCCGGCTCACGCGAGCTGACCGACACGCTCACGCAGTTCGCACGCAGTTTCATCTACACGACCGCGCCGCCGCCGGCGCTTGCGGCCGCCGCGCGTGCCGCGATCACGGCGATCCGCACACGGCCCGAGCTGCGGGCGGGCCTTGCCGGGAACGTCGCGCGATTTCGCGCGCGGGCCGCAGCCGCCGGAATTGAACTTTCGCCATCACAGACACCGATCCAGCCGATCCTGTTGGGCTCGAACGAACGCGCGTTGGAAGCGAGTCGGGAACTGGCCGAGGCCGGCTTTCTCGTCACGGCGATCCGTCCACCGACCGTGCCGGCCGGCAGTGCCCGGCTGCGCGTCACCCTTTCGACGGCCCACACCCACGGGCAGATCGACGCATTCGTCGCGGCGCTCGGCGAAGTCCTCGCGGCGCTGCCGACATGA
- the bioB gene encoding biotin synthase BioB: MAQTGAIRHDWRVEEVEALFDSPFADLLFAAQTAHRAHFDPNAVQVSTLLSIKTGGCSEDCAYCSQSARYDTGLERERLLPLDTVLEEARAARERGASRFCMGAAWRNPSGRSFERVVEMVREVKALGLETCATLGMLTPEQADTLAAAGLDYYNHNLDTSPEFYGEVITTRTYRDRLDTLEHVRAAGMSVCCGGILGMGETRRDRAALLVQLANLPRHPESVPINQLIRIEGTPLADVAGLDPLEFVRTIACARIMMPASFVRLSAGRTEMSDELQALSFLAGANSIFHGERLLTADNPDADHDATLFARLGLHPLNPANAASA, from the coding sequence ATGGCGCAGACCGGCGCGATCCGCCACGACTGGCGCGTAGAGGAAGTCGAAGCCCTGTTCGACTCGCCATTCGCCGATCTGCTGTTCGCGGCGCAGACCGCGCATCGCGCGCATTTCGATCCGAACGCCGTGCAGGTCTCGACCCTGCTGTCGATCAAGACCGGCGGCTGCTCCGAGGACTGCGCCTATTGCTCGCAGAGCGCCCGTTACGACACCGGCCTCGAACGTGAACGCCTGCTGCCGCTGGACACCGTGCTCGAGGAGGCGCGCGCGGCGCGCGAACGCGGCGCGAGCCGGTTCTGCATGGGTGCGGCCTGGCGCAACCCTTCCGGGCGCAGTTTCGAGCGCGTCGTCGAGATGGTGCGCGAGGTCAAGGCGCTGGGGCTGGAGACCTGCGCGACGCTCGGCATGCTGACGCCCGAGCAGGCCGACACGCTGGCGGCGGCCGGGCTCGACTACTACAACCACAATCTCGACACCTCGCCGGAGTTCTACGGCGAGGTCATCACCACCCGGACCTACCGCGACCGGCTCGACACCCTCGAGCACGTGCGCGCCGCCGGCATGAGCGTGTGCTGCGGTGGCATCTTGGGCATGGGCGAGACGCGGCGCGATCGCGCGGCGCTGCTGGTACAGCTCGCGAACCTGCCGCGGCACCCGGAGTCCGTGCCGATCAACCAGCTGATCCGCATCGAGGGCACGCCGCTGGCCGATGTCGCGGGGCTGGATCCGCTGGAATTCGTGCGCACCATCGCCTGCGCGCGGATCATGATGCCGGCCTCGTTCGTACGCTTGTCGGCGGGTCGTACCGAGATGAGCGACGAGTTGCAGGCCCTCAGTTTTCTGGCTGGCGCGAACTCGATCTTCCACGGGGAACGCCTGCTCACGGCCGACAACCCGGACGCCGACCACGACGCGACGCTGTTCGCCAGGCTCGGACTGCATCCGCTGAATCCCGCCAACGCGGCCTCCGCCTGA
- a CDS encoding ComF family protein — MKVDDWTARLLDAIYPRLCLVCGAAVDGADLCPPCQAELPRNRHACPRCAEPLPPATPAGAACGRCQRHPPPFAAALAPLVYTGSARLLATELKFGQRFAVARVLGAALADAVAAEPRTRPAAILPVPLHRGRLFGRGFNQAAEIARVAGRALAIPVRLDVLRRVRATAAQTGLEASARRRNLRGAFEVRGRLPDGPIAIVDDIVTTGSTAAEIARTLRRAGAKEVLIWAGARTPRPG; from the coding sequence ATGAAAGTTGACGACTGGACGGCCCGGCTCCTGGACGCGATCTATCCGCGGCTGTGTCTGGTCTGCGGCGCGGCGGTGGACGGCGCGGATCTGTGCCCGCCCTGCCAGGCAGAACTGCCGCGCAACCGCCACGCCTGCCCGCGCTGTGCGGAACCGCTGCCGCCGGCGACACCAGCCGGTGCGGCGTGCGGGCGCTGCCAGCGTCATCCGCCGCCGTTCGCCGCGGCGCTGGCCCCGCTCGTATACACCGGCAGTGCGCGCCTGCTGGCCACCGAACTGAAGTTCGGCCAGCGGTTCGCCGTCGCGCGGGTGCTTGGAGCGGCGCTCGCCGATGCCGTGGCGGCCGAACCGCGGACCCGACCGGCAGCGATCCTGCCCGTGCCGCTGCATCGCGGCCGTCTGTTTGGCCGCGGCTTCAATCAGGCCGCCGAGATCGCGCGGGTCGCCGGCCGGGCGCTGGCGATCCCGGTGCGGCTCGATGTGTTGCGTCGCGTGCGCGCGACTGCGGCCCAGACCGGCCTCGAAGCCAGCGCCCGCAGACGCAACCTGCGCGGCGCGTTCGAGGTCCGCGGACGACTGCCGGACGGCCCGATCGCGATCGTCGACGACATCGTCACGACCGGCAGCACGGCGGCGGAGATCGCCCGCACCCTGCGCCGGGCCGGCGCGAAAGAGGTGCTGATCTGGGCTGGTGCCCGCACGCCCCGGCCGGGGTAA
- a CDS encoding mechanosensitive ion channel encodes MPESLSNIDPSAILHQYVIPWAINIALALVVFVVGRLVVGLIVKMLGAVLRRAKVAPILSNFLCSIAKAMMLLVVIIAALHQLGIDTTSLIALIGAAGLAVGLALQDSLKNFAAGVLLILFRPFKTGDFVELANTAGTVEEINVFSTRLRTGDNRAVLVPNGAIYSGTITNYSANPTRRIDLVFGIAYGDDLRRAKSVIEEILGADERILKDPAPQVAVGELSDASVDINVRPWVNNADYWTVRSDLLERIMLGLEGAGLTIPYPQLDVNLRRA; translated from the coding sequence ATGCCCGAATCCCTGTCGAACATCGATCCGTCAGCGATCCTGCACCAGTACGTGATCCCGTGGGCCATCAATATCGCGCTGGCGCTGGTCGTGTTCGTGGTCGGGCGCCTGGTCGTGGGCCTGATCGTGAAGATGCTCGGCGCCGTGCTGCGCCGCGCGAAGGTCGCGCCGATCCTGTCGAATTTCCTGTGCTCCATCGCCAAGGCCATGATGCTGCTGGTGGTGATCATCGCCGCCCTGCATCAGCTCGGGATCGATACGACCTCGCTGATCGCACTGATTGGCGCGGCAGGCCTGGCCGTCGGCCTGGCGCTGCAGGACTCGCTGAAGAACTTCGCCGCCGGCGTGCTGCTGATCCTGTTCCGGCCGTTCAAGACCGGCGACTTCGTTGAACTCGCCAACACCGCCGGAACGGTCGAGGAAATCAACGTGTTCTCGACCCGGCTGCGCACCGGCGACAACCGTGCCGTGCTGGTACCGAACGGGGCGATCTACAGCGGCACGATCACGAACTACTCGGCGAATCCGACGCGGCGCATCGATCTGGTGTTCGGCATCGCCTACGGTGACGATCTGCGCAGGGCCAAGTCCGTGATCGAGGAAATTCTCGGTGCAGACGAACGCATCCTCAAGGATCCGGCCCCGCAGGTGGCGGTCGGCGAACTCTCGGACGCCAGCGTGGACATCAACGTACGCCCCTGGGTCAACAACGCCGACTACTGGACCGTGCGCTCGGACCTGCTCGAACGCATCATGCTGGGCCTCGAAGGCGCCGGTCTGACCATTCCGTATCCGCAGCTCGACGTGAATCTGCGCCGGGCCTGA